Proteins encoded within one genomic window of Ursus arctos isolate Adak ecotype North America unplaced genomic scaffold, UrsArc2.0 scaffold_9, whole genome shotgun sequence:
- the HS3ST1 gene encoding heparan sulfate glucosamine 3-O-sulfotransferase 1, translating into MVSSTAALLLGAVLLVAELQLVPSRPAAPGAEPGQPELARRAATLQGEGREGAAPNGSAQQLPQTIIIGVRKGGTRALLEMLSLHPDVAAAENEVHFFDWEEHYSQGLGWYLGQMPFSSPHQLTVEKTPAYFTSPKVPERVHSMNPGIRLLLILRDPSERVLSDYTQVFYNHVQKHKPYPSIEEFLVRDGRLNVGYKALNRSLYHVHLQNWLRFFPLRRIHIVDGDRLIRDPFPEIQQVERFLELSPQINASNFYFNKTKGFYCLRDGGRDRCLHESKGRAHPQVDPRLLNKLHEYFHEPNKKFFELVGRTFDWH; encoded by the coding sequence ATGGTGTCCAGCACGGCCGCGCTGCTCCTGGGCGCGGTGCTGCTGGTGGCCGAGCTCCAGCTAGTGCCTTCCCGCCCCGCCGCGCCAGGGGCCGAGCCGGGCCAGCCGGAGCTCGCGCGCAGAGCGGCCACTCTCCAAGGCGAGGGCCGGGAAGGCGCGGCCCCTAACGGCTCGGCCCAGCAGCTGCCGCAGACCATCATCATCGGAGTGCGCAAGGGCGGCACGCGCGCGCTGCTGGAGATGCTCAGCCTGCACCCCGACGTGGCGGCTGCCGAGAACGAGGTCCACTTCTTCGACTGGGAGGAGCACTACAGCCAAGGCCTGGGCTGGTACCTGGGCCAGATGCCCTTCTCGTCGCCGCACCAGCTCACGGTGGAGAAGACCCCCGCGTACTTCACGTCGCCCAAAGTGCCTGAGCGCGTCCACAGCATGAACCCGGGCATCCGGCTGCTGCTTATCCTGCGGGACCCGTCCGAGCGCGTGCTGTCCGACTACACCCAAGTGTTCTACAACCACGTGCAGAAGCACAAGCCCTACCCGTCCATCGAGGAGTTCCTGGTGCGCGACGGCCGGCTCAACGTGGGCTACAAGGCGCTCAACCGCAGCCTCTACCACGTGCACTTGCAGAACTGGCTGCGCTTCTTCCCGCTGCGCCGCATCCACATCGTCGACGGCGACCGCCTCATCAGGGACCCTTTCCCCGAGATCCAGCAGGTCGAGCGGTTCCTGGAGCTGTCGCCGCAGATCAACGCCTCGAACTTCTACTTTAACAAAACCAAGGGCTTTTACTGCCTGCGCGACGGCGGCCGGGACCGCTGCTTGCACGAGTCCAAAGGCCGGGCGCACCCCCAAGTCGACCCCAGACTCCTCAATAAACTGCACGAATATTTTCATGAGCCAAATAAGAAATTCTTCGAGCTCGTGGGCAGGACATTTGACTGGCACTGA